The window AACAAACATATTGGAACATATTAAATCAATGATGATGTAGTAAATAATACCAATGATACCAaactctgtccctttctctctcctcccagcagcCTTCTCTCTGTTCCACCTGATGGCCACGGGAGCGTTGTGTTTCTTTGCAGCGGTGGGGCTGTCGGTCCTGGTCTACGCCTACTGCCAACGACTCCACAAACCCTCCCAGGAGTCAGCCGTCATCCACCCCACCACGCCCAATCACCTCAGCTATAAGGGCAACACGACGCCAAAGAACGAGAAGTACACCCCCATGGAGTTCAAGGTGGAGTATtccactctctctaccccccccacacttacacacagggAATGGAACAATCCGTTAGGGCAGAGTCAGACCTGCAGGTTCAGATAGATAACAttggttttctttcaaatacttttcattaagtctgcctggagtgccagatgggtggggtttgcacttttggaactactccattggttccattgcatCAGGCGAGCCCAATCAAGCACAGATGAAGAATTTGAAAGAAAGTAAATATTATTTGAACATAGGTCTGCTTCAAATACCAAATATCAGACCTCAAATGGTCAGGTCATTGTAGTCCTTGCTTGTCTGATTGTGCCTATTTTGCTCTTTGGTAGAATGGCAGAGAGAcagtgtccgtccgtccgtcctgcCCTTGTGATGTCCCAGTGATATACCATCTGTTTGCCTCCTACTCTTTATTAATGTGTTCATTAGCCTGTTAACCTATCAGAAAGGAGGGCGAGACTCACAGCTGTGTTTGATTAATCGAGCCATTACTTGAATTAATTAACTGACGTCTGCTCTTTGGCtgtctcctcacacacacacacacacacacacacacacaaaccatccctcatgtcctTCCTGTGTCTGCCTCTCGCCATGGTTACCAGCGATTACCACCATGGTTTGTCTGTCTGAGACCCCCTAAAGGGATCGGTAGTCTATCTGTGTGTGATTGATCGTGTCTACTTGTTGATACAGTTTTATTTATTGTACTATCTCTGTGTGATTGATCGGGTCTACTTGTTGATACAGTTTTATTTATTGTACTATCTCTGTGTGATTGATCGTGTCTGTGTGTGAAGATACAGTATGATGTAACTGTGGgagagaatctcaattgcatactccttgtGTCCTCTCCTCGCCTCCGTCTCAAAACCCAAAGCCAGAGGTCCCGCACCttgaccttctccaccaatgggttttgagaaggaggcgaggagagagatTCTCCCTGAGTGTTATTGGGTGGTACAGTAGGGCGTTGCAGGGAAGTGGAACTGGAAACAAAAATGAGCTTTCTCATTGGACGAGATCAGGTAGCGCCTCCTGCCTTTAGAAACATTTTCTCCCATGTTGCACCTACTGAACACCCCCTGTTCTGTTCCCTTCTGTCTTCCACAGACGCTGAACAAGAACAACCTTCTCCCGGACGAGAGCTGCAACTTCTTCCCCTCGTCCCTCtcgcccctcccctccctcccccagaatAACGTTTACACCACCACCTACTACCCAGCACCCCTGGGCAAATACGACCACCCCTTCCACCCCGACTCACCTTGCAGGAACTATATGCACCACAGTTGAAacaggacccccccccccaactctCTTCTCTATGGGAAGTTGGAAACACTCCTGCACCCCAGACCCTTCcccgtttcctctcctctctcctattgaGTGTGTACTTTGCTACAGTGAGGGGGAGCTGTGTTAACGACCGGGCAGACCCTTGAACTGGGTGTGTCCTCTCAAGAACCATGCACGTTCTTCTCAATCACCAGTGCGGGCGGAGGTTGAACTGTCCCTGTCAACCAACAGGAGAATCATTTCGTATCATTGTGACTGTTCAGTTGATATGACTGTTTTATGACGTTGTTTTTCTACTCTACTGTGCAGTACAGCAACTCATCTCAAGACGAGGAAGTAGACTGGACCATGTGGAATGCTGGGAGTTGGAGTCTTATGAGGGAGCTGAGCTGTAGCAGCCTTATGGTTCAGTATGGAGATTCACTACTTGTGGAATCTGTTCTAAAACAACACTGTTAAAAGTCTCCTGTAAAACCCTACGGTGTCAGATCATGTATATCACAAAAACCCACAGACGTCACATTTGATCTGAGGAGAATATAAGACATTGTGGCTGGTTTGTATTCGATATAGACGTTCCCAAAGGATACCGTACTGGAATATGCTGACCAAGACACCTTCCAGCTCTAAAAACCGGCTTTATGATGGTGAAAGTGCAGAACTCAATGACACTGACAGTATGGGCACGTTTGTCATGCATCTGCTCACCAACTTGTTtctcctgtctgtttgtctgtttggaCACGCTGCATCAGATTAGCCTCATGGTCAGGTGCTCCCGCAGTGTGGACtaacagagaggggaagggagtgaGGGGCTGGTACTGCTTTCATCTGAGCAGCCCAAGGACTCCTGGgtcacgtcccaaatggcaccctattccctatatagtgcactacttttgacttgagcccaatgggccctggttgaaaggagtgcactatgtagggaatatggagCCAAATGGGACGTGACCAAGGCCTCTGAAGGGGTTTATAATCCTGTAACAACCTGCACCGACACCCAAAAATGACAATGGCGGCGATTCAGAGTAGATGTAAAAGGAGCAATTTTgagaaaaaacatgtattttgaaCAACCCAGATACTCAGCTAAGGCTCAGCGATCCTGTCTCACCACTCTCATCCCTTCAAATGGTTCACTGTCTCACCACCCTCATCCCTTCAAATGGATCGCTGTCTCACCACCCTCATCCCTTCAAATGGTTCGCTGTCTCACCACCCTCATCCCTTCAAATGGTTCGCTGTCTCACCACCCTCATCCCTTCAAATTGATAGCTGTCTCACCACCCTCATCCCTTCAAATGGATAAATGGATGCATCAAATTGGAAATGTGGGAAAATGATCTGTATACCAAACCTTGACGTGAAGCATTATGAATACAGTTAGTGTGTAAGGGCACTGTTTCATCATCATGCTACAGGAAAATGTGTTTGTCATGTTGGTATGATGAAATGTGTATTGAATGGTGGCAGATAAGGTCATCACCTGGATTACAATGCTGGATCACTCAGCACCTCCTCCACTAGATCACAATACTGGATCACTCAGCACCTCCACTGGATCACAATACTGGATCACTTAGCACCTCCTCCACTAGATCACAATACTGGATCACTCAGCACCTCCTCCACTAGATCACAATACTGGATCACTCAGCACCTCCACTGGATCACAATACTGGATCACTTAGCACCTCCTCCACTAGATCACAATACTGGATCACTCAGCACCTCCTCCACTGGATCACAATACTGGATCACTCAGCACCTCTTCCACTAGATCACAATACTGGATCACTCAGCACCTCCACTGGATCACAGTACTGGATCACTCAGCACCTCCACTAGATCACAATACTGGATCACTCAGCACCTCCACTGGATCACAATACTGGATCACTCAGCACCTCCACTAGATCACAATACTGGATCACTCAGCACCTCCACTAGATCACAATACTGGATCACTCAGCACCTCCACTAGATCACAATACTGGATCACTCAGCACCTCCACTGGATCACAATACTGGATCACTCAGCACCTCCACTAGATCACAATACTGGATCACTCAGCACCTCCACTGGATCACAATACTGGATCACTTAGCACCTCCTCCACTAGATCACAATACTGGATCACTCAGCACCTCCACTGGATCACAATACTGGATCACTTAGCACCTCCACTGGATCACAATACTGGATCACTCAACACCTCCTCCACTGGATCACAATACTGGATCACTCAACACCTCCTCCACTAGATCACAATACTGGATCACTCAGCACCTCCTCCACTAGATCACAATACTGGATCACTCAGCACCTCCACTGGATCACAACACTGGATCACTCAGCACCTCCTCCACTAGATCACAATACTGGATCACTCAGCACCTCCACTGGATCACAATACTGGATCACTCAGCACCTCCTCCACTAGATCACAATACTGGATCACTCAGCACCTCCACTGGATCACAATACTGGATCACTCAACACCTCCTCCACTAGATCACAATACTGAATCACTTAGCACCTCCTCCACTGGATCACAATACTGGATCACTCAGCACCTCCTCCACTAGATCACAGTTCTGGTTCACTCAACACCTCCTCCACTAGATCACAATACTGAATCACTTAGCACCTCCTCCACTGGATCACAATACTGGATCACTCAGCACCTCCTCCACTAGATCACAATTCTGGATCACTCAGCACTACTTCCACTGGATCATAATACTGGATCACACTACTGGATCCCATTACTGGATCCCAATACTGGACCCCAATACTGGATCCCATTACTGGATCACAATACTGGATCCCATTACTGGATCACATTACTGGACCCCATTACTGGATCTCATTACTGGATCCCATTACTGGACCCCAATACTGGATCACATTACTGGACCCCATTACTGGATCACATTACTGGATCCCAATACTGGATCATGTTATGGTAATCATCTGCAGAAGGAGATtgccatactgtgtgtgtgtgtgtcttgctggGCCATTCATTGTTGTATATGTTACTGTGAGTGTGGAGAGTATCAATGTGATGATATTAGAGTAGTGATGATCAACGCCTATCTTTTCCAGTCATTCAAGTTGTTCATGTTACAGATCTGAGCCCCATATAAACTGATGATACTGAGCTGATGGTAGGACATCTTCACCTAAATGATACTGAGCTGATGGTAGGACATCTTCACCTATATGATACTGAGCTGATGGTGGGACATCTTCACCTAAATGATACTGAGCTGATGGTAGGACATCTTCACCTAAATGATACTGAGCTGATGGTAGGACATCTTCACCTAAATGATACTGAGCTGATGGTAGGACATCTTCACCTAAATGATACTGAGATGATGGTAGGACATCTTCACCAAAATGATACTGAGCTGGTGGTAGGACATCTTCACCTAAATGATACTGAGCTGATGGTAGGACATCTTCACCTAAATGATACTGAGCTGGTGGTAGGACATCTTCACCTAAATGATACTGAGCTGGTGGTAGGACATCTTCACCTAAATGATACTGAGCTGATGGTAGGACATCTTCACCAAAATGATACTGAGCTGATGGTAGGACATCTTCACCTAAATGATACTGAGCTGATGGTAGGACATCTTCACCTAAATGATACTGAGCTGATGGTAGGACATCTTCACCTAAATGATACTGAGCTGATGGTAGGACATCTTCACCTAAATGATACTGAGCTGATGGTAGGACATCTTCACCTAAATGATACTGAGCTGATGGTAGGACATCTTCACCAAAATGATACTGAGCTGATGGTAGGACATTTTCACCTAAATGATACTGAGCTGATGGTAGGACATCTTCACCTAAATGATACTGAGCTGATGGTAGGACATCTTCACCTATATGATACTGAGCTGATGGTAGGACATCTTCACCTAAATGATACTGAGCTGATGGTAGGACATCTTCACCTAAATGATACTGAGCTGATGGTAGGACATCTTCACCTAAATGATACTGAGCTGATGGTAGGACATCTTCACCTAAATGATACTGAGCTGATGGTAGGACATCTTCACCAAAATGATACTGAGCTGGTGGTAGGACATCTTCACCTAAATGATACTGAGCTGATGGTAGGACATCTTCACCTAAATGATACTGAGCTGGTGGTAGGACATCTTCACCTAAATGATACTGAGCTGGTGGTAGGACATCTTCACCTAAA is drawn from Oncorhynchus keta strain PuntledgeMale-10-30-2019 chromosome 37, Oket_V2, whole genome shotgun sequence and contains these coding sequences:
- the LOC127916789 gene encoding repetin-like isoform X5 → MSSLRTFTVNFQTQYHLGEDVLPSAQYHLGEDVLPSAQYHLGEDVLPSAQYHLGEDVLPPAQYHLGEDVLPSAQYHLGEDVLPSAQYHLGEDVLPSAQYHLGEDVLPSAQYHLGEDVLPSAQYHLGEDVLPSAQYHIGEDVLPSAQYHLGEDVLPSAQYHLGENVLPSAQYHFGEDVLPSAQYHLGEDVLPSAQYHLGEDVLPSAQYHLGEDVLPSAQYHLGEDVLPSAQYHLGEDVLPSAQYHFGEDVLPSAQYHLGEDVLPPAQYHLGEDVLPPAQYHLGEDVLPSAQYHLGEDVLPPAQYHFGEDVLPSSQYHLGEDVLPSAQYHLGEDVLPSAQYHLGEDVLPSAQYHLGEDVPPSAQYHIGEDVLPSAQYHLGEDVLPSAQYHQFIWGSDL
- the LOC127916789 gene encoding repetin-like isoform X7: MSSLRTFTVNFQTQYHLGEDVLPSAQYHLGEDVLPSAQYHLGEDVLPSAQYHLGEDVLPSAQYHLGEDVLPSAQYHLGEDVLPSAQYHLGEDVLPSAQYHIGEDVLPSAQYHLGEDVLPSAQYHLGENVLPSAQYHFGEDVLPSAQYHLGEDVLPSAQYHLGEDVLPSAQYHLGEDVLPSAQYHLGEDVLPSAQYHLGEDVLPSAQYHFGEDVLPSAQYHLGEDVLPPAQYHLGEDVLPPAQYHLGEDVLPSAQYHLGEDVLPPAQYHFGEDVLPSSQYHLGEDVLPSAQYHLGEDVLPSAQYHLGEDVLPSAQYHLGEDVPPSAQYHIGEDVLPSAQYHLGEDVLPSAQYHQFIWGSDL
- the LOC127916789 gene encoding repetin-like isoform X2, translated to MSSLRTFTVNFQTQYHLGEDVLPSAQYHLGEDVLPSAQYHLGEDVLPSAQYHLGEDVLPPAQYHLGEDVLPSAQYHLGEDVLPSAQYHLGENVLPSAQYHFGEDVLPSAQYHLGEDVLPPAQYHLGEDVLPPAQYHLGEDVLPSAQYHLGEDVLPPAQYHFGEDVLPSAQYHLGEDVLPSAQYHLGEDVLPSAQYHLGEDVLPSAQYHLGEDVLPSAQYHLGEDVLPSAQYHLGENVLPSAQYHFGEDVLPSAQYHLGEDVLPSAQYHLGEDVLPSAQYHLGEDVLPSAQYHLGEDVLPSAQYHLGEDVLPSAQYHFGEDVLPSAQYHLGEDVLPPAQYHLGEDVLPPAQYHLGEDVLPSAQYHLGEDVLPPAQYHFGEDVLPSSQYHLGEDVLPSAQYHLGEDVLPSAQYHLGEDVLPSAQYHLGEDVPPSAQYHIGEDVLPSAQYHLGEDVLPSAQYHQFIWGSDL
- the LOC127916789 gene encoding uncharacterized protein LOC127916789 isoform X8: MSSLRTFTVNFQTQYHLGEDVLPSAQYHLGEDVLPSAQYHLGEDVLPSAQYHLGEDVLPPAQYHLGEDVLPSAQYHLGEDVLPSAQYHLGEDVLPSAQYHLGEDVLPSAQYHLGEDVLPSAQYHLGEDVLPSAQYHLGEDVLPSAQYHFGEDVLPSAQYHLGEDVLPPAQYHLGEDVLPPAQYHLGEDVLPSAQYHLGEDVLPPAQYHFGEDVLPSSQYHLGEDVLPSAQYHLGEDVLPSAQYHLGEDVLPSAQYHLGEDVPPSAQYHIGEDVLPSAQYHLGEDVLPSAQYHQFIWGSDL
- the LOC127916789 gene encoding repetin-like isoform X4, translating into MSSLRTFTVNFQTQYHLGEDVLPSAQYHLGEDVLPSAQYHLGEDVLPSAQYHLGEDVLPPAQYHLGEDVLPSAQYHLGEDVLPSAQYHLGENVLPSAQYHFGEDVLPSAQYHLGEDVLPPAQYHLGEDVLPPAQYHLGEDVLPSAQYHLGEDVLPPAQYHFGEDVLPSAQYHLGEDVLPSAQYHLGEDVLPSAQYHLGEDVLPSAQYHLGEDVLPSAQYHLGEDVLPSAQYHLGEDVLPSAQYHLGEDVLPSAQYHLGEDVLPSAQYHFGEDVLPSAQYHLGEDVLPPAQYHLGEDVLPPAQYHLGEDVLPSAQYHLGEDVLPPAQYHFGEDVLPSSQYHLGEDVLPSAQYHLGEDVLPSAQYHLGEDVLPSAQYHLGEDVPPSAQYHIGEDVLPSAQYHLGEDVLPSAQYHQFIWGSDL
- the LOC127916789 gene encoding repetin-like isoform X3, which produces MSSLRTFTVNFQTQYHLGEDVLPSAQYHLGEDVLPSAQYHLGEDVLPSAQYHLGEDVLPPAQYHLGEDVLPSAQYHLGEDVLPSAQYHLGENVLPSAQYHFGEDVLPSAQYHLGEDVLPPAQYHLGEDVLPPAQYHLGEDVLPSAQYHLGEDVLPPAQYHFGEDVLPSAQYHLGEDVLPSAQYHLGEDVLPSAQYHLGEDVLPSAQYHLGEDVLPSAQYHIGEDVLPSAQYHLGEDVLPSAQYHLGEDVLPSAQYHLGEDVLPSAQYHLGEDVLPSAQYHLGEDVLPSAQYHLGEDVLPSAQYHFGEDVLPSAQYHLGEDVLPPAQYHLGEDVLPPAQYHLGEDVLPSAQYHLGEDVLPPAQYHFGEDVLPSSQYHLGEDVLPSAQYHLGEDVLPSAQYHLGEDVLPSAQYHLGEDVPPSAQYHIGEDVLPSAQYHLGEDVLPSAQYHQFIWGSDL
- the LOC127916789 gene encoding repetin-like isoform X6; translation: MSSLRTFTVNFQTQYHLGEDVLPSAQYHLGEDVLPSAQYHLGEDVLPSAQYHLGEDVLPPAQYHLGEDVLPSAQYHLGEDVLPSAQYHLGENVLPSAQYHFGEDVLPSAQYHLGEDVLPPAQYHLGEDVLPPAQYHLGEDVLPSAQYHLGEDVLPPAQYHFGEDVLPSAQYHLGEDVLPSAQYHLGEDVLPSAQYHLGEDVLPSAQYHLGEDVLPSAQYHIGEDVLPSAQYHLGEDVLPSAQYHLGENVLPSAQYHFGEDVLPSAQYHLGEDVLPSAQYHLGEDVLPSAQYHLGEDVLPSAQYHLGEDVLPSAQYHLGEDVLPSAQYHLGEDVLPSAQYHLGEDVLPSAQYHLGEDVPPSAQYHIGEDVLPSAQYHLGEDVLPSAQYHQFIWGSDL
- the LOC127916789 gene encoding repetin-like isoform X1, with protein sequence MSSLRTFTVNFQTQYHLGEDVLPSAQYHLGEDVLPSAQYHLGEDVLPSAQYHLGEDVLPSAQYHLGEDVLPSAQYHLGENVLPSAQYHFGEDVLPSAQYHLGEDVLPPAQYHLGEDVLPPAQYHLGEDVLPSAQYHLGEDVLPPAQYHFGEDVLPSAQYHLGEDVLPSAQYHLGEDVLPSAQYHLGEDVLPSAQYHLGEDVLPSAQYHIGEDVLPSAQYHLGEDVLPSAQYHLGENVLPSAQYHFGEDVLPSAQYHLGEDVLPSAQYHLGEDVLPSAQYHLGEDVLPSAQYHLGEDVLPSAQYHLGEDVLPSAQYHFGEDVLPSAQYHLGEDVLPPAQYHLGEDVLPPAQYHLGEDVLPSAQYHLGEDVLPPAQYHFGEDVLPSSQYHLGEDVLPSAQYHLGEDVLPSAQYHLGEDVLPSAQYHLGEDVPPSAQYHIGEDVLPSAQYHLGEDVLPSAQYHQFIWGSDL